A stretch of Mytilus edulis chromosome 11, xbMytEdul2.2, whole genome shotgun sequence DNA encodes these proteins:
- the LOC139494292 gene encoding E3 ubiquitin-protein ligase TRIM71-like gives MSSNTGQAASNTCEICVSASGSHYCLECEQYFCDNCKGFHKRQRVTKHHQFQSSSDVIPEGKSKCKDHNEDVSFVCNTCNVAVCSSCVTGSHSGHAFSKLLDSISQLKETNTTDLRSKVHGATQNMKQLEEGLKAFDVKVEGIVKAITEEGTKIKTMVDKCISEKIASVKDQSRKERDKLTKLLEDTQMDLKAGRDLDKKIHELNKTRNDEKLLQSLQKLTDDIAKLTVKPIPEFPNIQYTAKSATDNDVKQLFGNYIISEMRTQQTINRGREIPPHKSMV, from the exons ATGAGTAGCAACACGGGACAGGCAGCCTCTAACACATGTGAGATATGTGTTAGTGCCTCTGGATCTCATTACTGCTTAGAGTGTGAACAGTACTTTTGTGATAATTGTAAAGGCTTTCATAAACGGCAGAGAGTGACAAAGCACCACCAGTTCCAGTCTTCCTCTGATGTTATACCGGAAGGTAAATCAAAATGTAAAGACCACAATGAAGACGTAAGTTTTGTATGTAATACCTGTAACGTAGCGGTATGTAGCAGTTGTGTGACTGGCAGTCACTCAGGCCATGCCTTTTCCAAACTTCTCGACAGCATATCACAGCTGAAGGAGACGAATACAACAGACTTGCGTAGTAAGGTACATGGGGCAACCCAAAACATGAAGCAGCTAGAAGAAGGTCTAAAGGCATTTGATGTGAAGGTGGAAGGAATAGTCAAAGCTATAACAGAAGAAGGTACAAAGATAAAGACTATGGTTGATAAATGTATCTCAGAGAAGATTGCCTCGGTCAAGGATCAATCCAGGAAGGAAAGGGACAAATTAACAAAGCTATTGGAAGATACTCAAATGGATTTGAAGGCAGGACGCGACTTAGACAAGAAAATACATGAACTCAACAAGACACGAAACGATGAAAAATTGTTGCAGTCTTTACAGAAGCTTACAGACGACATCGCAAAGCTGACGGTAAAGCCTATACCTGAATTTCCTAACATACAGTATACTGCTAAGTCTGCAACAGATAACGACGTTAAACAGTTATTTGGTAACTACATAATCAG TGAAATGCGTACACAACAAACCATAAACAGAGGAAGAGAAATACCTCCACACAAGAG